A DNA window from Verrucomicrobiota bacterium contains the following coding sequences:
- a CDS encoding SGNH/GDSL hydrolase family protein, with translation MNNTRTNIGCWWLSVVLGAASAFGLESSKLPPELATPSVEAVEFHARGGLPNFFAKLKQGKEVRVAYFGGSITAQDGYRVKTLKWFQSQFPQAKLSEIHAAIGGTGSDLGVFRCQQDVLAKNPDLVFVEFAVNDGGADPAQIYRCMEGIVRQIWTQNPDIDICYVYTIAGNMLETLQTGKYPRSASAMEKLADHYAIPSIHMGLEVARLVKSGKVIFTGSKPKTDQDKQALGDKILFSPDSVHPYTDTGHQLYLEAVVRGMEKIRVTGQPGPHGLKAPFVSDHWAAAKIVPLTRTKLSTGWQKLDPATHKLAQSYQKQLPELWLAGKAGETLSFKFKGIAAGIYDLVGPDCGQLRVTLDEQKASTVLRFDSYCTYHRLQKFMIGSNLPEAVHSAKLEVLPDQPDKAKILSQRKEKMNDPKRFDGINWYAGSILLIGELVE, from the coding sequence ATGAATAACACGCGAACAAATATCGGATGCTGGTGGCTGTCGGTTGTTCTTGGGGCGGCCTCAGCCTTTGGCCTGGAATCATCCAAATTGCCGCCGGAACTGGCGACGCCCAGCGTGGAGGCGGTGGAGTTTCATGCGCGCGGCGGGTTGCCGAATTTCTTTGCCAAGCTAAAGCAGGGCAAGGAGGTGCGCGTCGCCTACTTTGGCGGCAGCATCACCGCCCAGGACGGCTACCGTGTAAAAACACTCAAGTGGTTCCAAAGCCAGTTTCCCCAGGCGAAACTCAGCGAAATCCATGCCGCCATCGGCGGCACCGGGTCCGACCTCGGCGTCTTCCGTTGCCAGCAGGATGTGCTCGCCAAAAATCCGGACCTGGTCTTTGTGGAATTTGCCGTGAATGATGGCGGAGCCGATCCCGCGCAGATTTACCGGTGCATGGAAGGCATCGTTCGCCAGATTTGGACGCAAAATCCGGACATCGACATCTGCTACGTTTATACGATTGCGGGGAACATGCTCGAAACGCTGCAAACCGGCAAGTATCCCCGCTCCGCCAGTGCGATGGAGAAGCTGGCCGATCACTACGCCATCCCCTCGATCCACATGGGCCTGGAAGTCGCGCGCCTGGTCAAATCGGGCAAGGTTATCTTTACTGGGAGCAAGCCCAAGACCGACCAGGACAAGCAGGCGCTGGGCGACAAGATTCTGTTTTCACCGGATTCGGTGCATCCGTACACCGATACCGGCCATCAGTTGTATCTGGAAGCCGTGGTGCGGGGGATGGAAAAAATCCGGGTGACTGGCCAGCCTGGACCGCATGGGTTGAAAGCACCGTTCGTAAGTGACCATTGGGCGGCAGCCAAGATTGTGCCATTGACCCGTACCAAGCTGAGTACGGGCTGGCAGAAGCTCGATCCGGCAACCCATAAATTGGCCCAGAGCTATCAGAAACAGTTGCCGGAGCTGTGGCTGGCCGGCAAAGCCGGCGAAACCCTGTCATTCAAATTCAAAGGCATCGCGGCGGGAATTTATGACTTGGTGGGACCGGACTGCGGGCAATTGCGGGTGACCCTGGATGAGCAGAAAGCCTCCACCGTCTTGCGCTTCGACTCCTATTGCACGTATCACCGCCTGCAAAAATTCATGATCGGTTCCAACCTGCCGGAAGCGGTTCACTCCGCCAAATTGGAAGTGCTTCCGGATCAGCCGGACAAGGCCAAGATTCTGTCCCAGCGCAAGGAAAAGATGAACGATCCCAAACGGTTTGACGGGATCAACTGGTATGCCGGGAGCATTCTGTTGATTGGGGAGCTGGTGGAATAA
- a CDS encoding redoxin domain-containing protein gives MSGNCGDCCCESEQVLHVGAELPAFELETYNPAEGEFGTLSLAKQKKAGKWTILVFYPADFTFVCPTELADLAEKYDALKKLGAEVASVSTDTKYAHLAWRNSEKLLEKVKFPMAADPTGTLSRLLGVYDEQTGLALRGTFIINPAGKLVSAEINFYNVGRNADELLRKMEANAYLAKHPAEACPARWKPGSKTLTPSEKLVGKVYEALQ, from the coding sequence ATGAGTGGAAATTGTGGTGATTGTTGTTGCGAGAGCGAACAGGTGTTGCACGTGGGCGCGGAACTGCCCGCGTTTGAACTGGAAACGTATAATCCCGCCGAAGGGGAATTTGGGACCTTATCACTGGCCAAGCAGAAGAAGGCTGGGAAATGGACCATCCTGGTGTTTTATCCAGCGGACTTCACGTTCGTGTGCCCCACGGAATTGGCCGATCTGGCCGAGAAATACGATGCCCTCAAGAAATTGGGCGCGGAAGTGGCGTCGGTGAGCACGGATACCAAGTATGCGCATCTCGCCTGGCGCAATTCGGAAAAGCTGCTGGAGAAAGTGAAATTCCCGATGGCGGCAGACCCCACCGGCACGCTTTCCCGGCTGCTGGGTGTTTATGATGAACAAACCGGCCTGGCGTTGCGCGGCACGTTTATCATCAATCCAGCAGGCAAGCTGGTTTCCGCGGAAATCAACTTTTACAACGTGGGCCGCAATGCGGATGAACTGTTGCGGAAGATGGAAGCCAACGCGTATCTGGCCAAACATCCGGCTGAAGCCTGCCCGGCGCGCTGGAAACCCGGCAGCAAAACACTAACCCCCTCCGAGAAGCTCGTGGGTAAGGTGTACGAAGCCTTGCAGTAA
- a CDS encoding alpha/beta hydrolase-fold protein, producing the protein MTKIKFLSGMGWLSLAALSWAQPTPPTTPPTATPPRTAPRPSIVSPEVNPDRSVTFRFRDPNAKAVMLSREGAKAIPMQKDDSGIWSVTTEPLDPDLYGYTFQADGVGLLDPGNSLFKPNLLGMNSLLHVPGPATLPWEVSDVPHGVVQHHFYKSAIIGDHRDYYVYTPPGYDPTSRKRYPVFYLFHGYSDDASGWTAVGRANIILDNLIAQGKAKPMLVVMTLGYGAPEIVARNRGSLRDPELRDRNYNRFRDALFSEVIPQVEKQYRVQADRKSRAIAGLSMGGAESLYIGLNAPDRFAWIGAFSAGGSSGDYEKTYPNVDAKLNDQIKLLWIACGTEDGLMAGNRRFREWLNVKGVKMTEIETPGAHTWMVWRRNLAEFAPLLFR; encoded by the coding sequence ATGACAAAAATCAAATTCCTGTCCGGCATGGGATGGCTCTCGCTGGCCGCGCTATCTTGGGCCCAGCCCACCCCGCCCACCACCCCGCCCACCGCCACCCCGCCGCGCACCGCCCCGCGCCCGTCAATCGTCTCGCCGGAAGTGAATCCCGACCGTTCGGTCACCTTCCGGTTTCGCGATCCAAACGCCAAGGCGGTCATGCTATCGCGGGAGGGAGCGAAAGCCATTCCGATGCAAAAGGACGACTCCGGCATTTGGAGCGTCACGACGGAACCGCTCGATCCGGATTTGTACGGATATACCTTTCAGGCGGACGGGGTCGGTCTGCTTGATCCCGGCAATTCGTTGTTCAAACCAAATCTGCTGGGGATGAACAGCTTGTTGCATGTGCCCGGGCCAGCCACGTTGCCGTGGGAGGTCAGCGACGTTCCGCATGGTGTGGTGCAGCATCATTTCTACAAGTCCGCCATCATCGGCGACCACCGCGATTATTACGTCTATACGCCGCCCGGGTATGACCCAACGTCCCGGAAGCGATACCCGGTGTTTTATTTATTCCACGGCTATAGCGACGACGCGAGCGGATGGACTGCGGTGGGACGGGCCAACATCATCCTCGATAACCTGATTGCCCAAGGCAAGGCCAAGCCGATGCTGGTGGTGATGACCTTGGGATATGGCGCGCCCGAAATTGTGGCGCGCAACCGGGGATCGTTGCGCGATCCGGAATTGCGCGACCGTAACTATAACCGATTCCGGGACGCGCTGTTCAGCGAAGTGATCCCGCAAGTGGAGAAACAGTATCGGGTGCAAGCGGATCGGAAGTCGCGCGCCATCGCGGGGTTATCCATGGGTGGGGCGGAGTCGTTGTATATCGGGCTGAATGCCCCCGACCGGTTTGCCTGGATTGGAGCGTTCAGCGCGGGCGGGTCATCGGGAGATTACGAGAAGACCTATCCCAACGTGGACGCAAAATTGAACGACCAGATCAAACTGCTGTGGATCGCGTGCGGCACGGAGGATGGGTTAATGGCGGGGAACCGCCGGTTTCGTGAGTGGCTGAATGTGAAAGGCGTCAAAATGACTGAGATCGAGACGCCGGGGGCGCATACGTGGATGGTCTGGCGGCGAAATCTGGCTGAGTTTGCGCCGCTGTTGTTTCGTTAG
- a CDS encoding glycoside hydrolase family 172 protein has product MRYLVCVMAALSLPGTLLAADQLSYVDLVKRLTDLEQLAVPPLPGELCGQWSSYDRRSRYDEATGKYVGWDANGDGGGLIRKEGDQVVFAEMEGPGCLWRIWSATPKQGRVKIYLDGAAEPAVDLPFEDYFNGKAAPFTRSALVHTVAMGWNNYTPIPYQKSCKIVGEPNWGNYYQFGFSTFPKGTRVPTFQRQLSAEENAALDQANQILKAGAANPAVHRRDDLVIQREVTVAPGQTVVVADIAGARAITGLRARLDVPPEAEARTVLRELALSIKWDGATEPSVWSPFNDFFGTAAGAHPYQSLPLGLNNTGWWYSYWFMPFGKGALVELSNAGKEPRTVTFEVTHTPLAKPADQYLRFHAKWHRDAFLPAEPERKIDWTMLKTEGAGRFVGVMLHVWNPKGKWWGEGDEKFFVDGEKFPSTFGTGSEDYFGYAWCCPTLFQNCYHNQTISMNNKGHISVNRWHIADNVPFQKSFEGDIEKYFPNARPTLYACISYWYLAAGGKDPYPVLPISERVGYWEEVTVNVVKGALEGESLKILSKTAGNAREQALDTFPGEWSNGSQLWWTGAKPGDKLTLAVPVKQAGTYKLSVQLTKAKDYGIVQLSLDGKKLGEPIDLYDPEVMPSGVLNLGSHSLDARDHELSVEIIGANPAALKGYMFGLDYVKLEP; this is encoded by the coding sequence ATGCGATATCTAGTGTGTGTGATGGCGGCACTTAGCCTGCCGGGAACGTTGTTGGCCGCAGATCAACTCAGCTACGTGGACCTCGTCAAACGCCTGACCGACCTGGAACAACTCGCCGTCCCGCCCTTGCCGGGCGAACTATGCGGCCAATGGTCCAGCTACGATCGCAGGAGCCGCTATGATGAGGCGACCGGCAAATATGTGGGCTGGGACGCCAACGGCGATGGCGGCGGTCTCATCCGCAAAGAGGGCGATCAAGTGGTGTTCGCCGAGATGGAAGGCCCCGGCTGTCTCTGGCGCATCTGGTCCGCCACACCCAAACAGGGGCGGGTGAAAATCTATCTGGATGGCGCTGCCGAACCGGCGGTGGATTTGCCGTTCGAGGATTATTTTAACGGCAAGGCGGCGCCGTTCACCCGTTCCGCGCTGGTGCATACGGTTGCCATGGGTTGGAACAATTACACGCCCATTCCTTACCAGAAATCGTGCAAGATCGTCGGGGAACCCAATTGGGGGAATTACTATCAGTTCGGCTTCAGCACCTTTCCCAAAGGCACCCGGGTGCCGACCTTCCAGCGCCAGCTATCCGCCGAGGAGAATGCCGCGCTGGATCAGGCCAACCAAATCCTCAAAGCCGGCGCCGCCAATCCCGCCGTGCATCGTCGTGACGACCTGGTGATTCAGCGGGAAGTCACCGTGGCTCCGGGCCAGACCGTTGTGGTGGCAGACATTGCCGGGGCGCGAGCCATCACCGGGTTGCGGGCGCGCCTGGACGTACCCCCCGAGGCCGAGGCGCGCACGGTGTTGCGCGAACTGGCGCTCAGCATCAAATGGGATGGCGCAACCGAGCCGTCCGTCTGGTCGCCGTTCAATGATTTCTTTGGCACCGCTGCCGGAGCGCACCCGTATCAATCATTGCCGCTCGGGCTGAACAACACCGGCTGGTGGTACAGCTACTGGTTCATGCCCTTTGGCAAGGGGGCGCTGGTGGAACTAAGCAACGCGGGCAAAGAGCCGCGCACCGTGACGTTTGAAGTGACTCACACTCCGCTCGCCAAACCTGCCGACCAATATCTGCGTTTCCACGCCAAGTGGCATCGCGACGCCTTCCTGCCCGCCGAGCCCGAGCGCAAAATTGATTGGACCATGCTCAAAACCGAAGGTGCCGGACGCTTCGTGGGCGTCATGTTGCATGTGTGGAATCCCAAGGGCAAATGGTGGGGCGAAGGCGACGAAAAGTTTTTCGTGGATGGCGAAAAGTTTCCATCCACCTTTGGCACCGGTTCGGAGGATTATTTCGGCTACGCCTGGTGCTGTCCCACGTTGTTTCAGAATTGCTACCATAACCAGACCATCTCCATGAACAATAAGGGGCATATCTCGGTGAACCGCTGGCACATCGCGGATAACGTGCCGTTCCAGAAATCGTTCGAGGGTGATATTGAGAAATATTTTCCCAACGCGCGTCCCACCCTGTACGCCTGCATCAGCTACTGGTACCTCGCCGCCGGGGGTAAAGACCCGTATCCGGTGTTGCCCATCAGTGAGCGAGTTGGATATTGGGAAGAGGTCACCGTGAATGTCGTGAAGGGCGCGCTGGAAGGCGAGTCGCTGAAAATCCTGTCAAAAACCGCCGGAAATGCGCGCGAGCAAGCGTTGGATACCTTCCCGGGCGAATGGAGCAACGGCTCACAACTCTGGTGGACCGGCGCGAAACCGGGCGACAAACTCACCCTGGCAGTGCCAGTCAAGCAAGCCGGAACCTATAAGCTCTCCGTGCAACTGACCAAAGCCAAGGATTATGGCATCGTGCAATTATCACTCGACGGAAAAAAATTGGGCGAACCCATTGACCTCTACGACCCGGAAGTGATGCCGTCCGGCGTGCTGAATTTGGGCAGCCATTCTCTGGATGCCCGGGACCACGAATTGTCCGTGGAAATCATCGGTGCCAACCCGGCGGCACTCAAGGGATACATGTTCGGCTTGGATTACGTGAAGCTCGAACCATGA
- a CDS encoding DUF6259 domain-containing protein, whose amino-acid sequence MNKLIVLLAMGLWTTANAADVVVLENRVLRLELGKSPAPYLDRLVHKASGQAVVAGPAHKNLFSLTLVKEDGSPVTLESTQAGESNIRAEGGKVTMTYGKFPGCELAVAVTVLCDENNPLTRWSIHIGNKTGRVIKALKFPQFLAVPAIGDANDDFLVLPALAGTLIENPAANWRNGQSVALKYPGNLSAQFLAFQDPSAGVYLAGMDPAGNPMSLAVLKQADGFRCWHEFTTVGAAADWQSPYPVALGVTQGTWCDTADQYKQWAIRQPWCARKLVERADIPAWWKAGPDVGVFEVRTYDKTRTCTGSFYPQLHDTLRAWRTKIDGPVVAMLAGWENHRRWTAGEYFPVFDADHAKPVFARLQQDGIRPFFYLSGLYYTYRNAGRDGGEISAAQQYADAYVLDEKSRQPKEYVLNESNQAGDWKRHSYQFCVGAPQTEKFFCNIIDQAHALGVDVLQMDQTVGGGGDECYSTAHGHAPGAGLYQSHAFGELLDAMRRHGKKLAPYFVLFHEEAHEQLIPHLDGFHVREYYEKRWYRGYPGAVGIPLFDYLYHEYAIGYGGDSAGLSKDNNRWNVRCHALNLLTGRTPGGSFWSSPLTLLEAHPDQLALIRNHSRILKTRAKDFLMLGRMLHPFELVTPRLPIPVPVQRDGKYVREEMPTPSILTSSWQSPDHRIGHLFINIAETRQLLQVRLDTRNAPAAKSASAEIYRSTAGDAFQPLWKNLPLPKEFATDLEPLEVVFIELQTN is encoded by the coding sequence ATGAACAAATTAATTGTGCTTCTGGCAATGGGGTTGTGGACCACTGCGAACGCTGCGGATGTCGTCGTGCTGGAAAATCGCGTGCTGCGGCTGGAATTGGGTAAGTCACCCGCGCCGTATTTGGACCGGCTCGTTCATAAGGCCAGCGGTCAAGCCGTGGTGGCCGGGCCAGCGCATAAAAATCTCTTCTCGCTCACGTTGGTGAAGGAGGATGGCAGTCCGGTGACCCTTGAAAGCACACAGGCGGGCGAATCGAACATACGCGCTGAGGGCGGCAAGGTCACCATGACTTACGGAAAGTTCCCGGGCTGCGAACTGGCGGTGGCGGTGACCGTGTTGTGCGATGAGAATAATCCGCTGACTCGCTGGTCCATCCACATTGGAAACAAGACCGGCCGCGTAATCAAGGCCCTGAAGTTTCCGCAGTTCCTGGCGGTGCCGGCCATTGGTGATGCGAACGACGATTTTCTGGTGCTGCCGGCGTTGGCTGGCACGCTCATCGAGAACCCGGCCGCCAACTGGCGCAATGGGCAGAGCGTGGCGCTCAAGTATCCGGGGAATTTGTCGGCTCAGTTTCTCGCGTTTCAGGACCCGTCGGCTGGCGTCTATCTGGCCGGGATGGATCCGGCGGGGAATCCGATGTCTTTGGCGGTGTTGAAGCAGGCCGATGGATTCCGTTGCTGGCACGAATTCACAACTGTGGGTGCGGCGGCCGATTGGCAGAGTCCGTATCCGGTGGCACTGGGGGTAACTCAGGGCACCTGGTGCGACACGGCCGATCAATACAAGCAATGGGCCATTCGCCAGCCGTGGTGCGCCCGGAAACTGGTCGAGCGGGCGGATATTCCCGCGTGGTGGAAAGCCGGTCCGGACGTGGGCGTCTTCGAAGTTCGCACCTACGATAAGACGCGGACCTGTACGGGTTCCTTCTACCCGCAACTTCATGACACCCTCCGCGCGTGGCGCACTAAGATTGACGGTCCGGTCGTGGCGATGCTCGCCGGTTGGGAGAATCACCGGCGCTGGACCGCCGGCGAGTATTTCCCGGTCTTCGACGCAGACCACGCCAAGCCGGTGTTCGCCCGGCTCCAGCAAGATGGGATTCGGCCATTCTTTTATCTATCGGGACTGTACTACACGTATCGGAATGCGGGCCGTGATGGGGGTGAGATTTCCGCCGCGCAACAGTATGCCGACGCCTATGTCCTCGACGAGAAGTCACGTCAGCCCAAGGAATATGTGCTGAACGAGTCCAACCAGGCCGGGGATTGGAAACGTCACTCTTACCAATTTTGTGTCGGCGCCCCCCAGACGGAAAAGTTTTTCTGCAACATTATTGACCAGGCCCATGCGCTTGGCGTGGACGTCTTGCAGATGGACCAGACCGTTGGCGGCGGCGGCGATGAGTGTTATTCGACCGCGCATGGCCACGCGCCCGGTGCCGGGCTTTACCAGAGCCACGCATTTGGGGAACTGCTCGATGCCATGCGCCGGCACGGCAAGAAACTTGCGCCGTATTTCGTGCTGTTCCACGAAGAAGCGCACGAGCAGTTAATTCCGCACCTCGATGGTTTTCATGTGCGCGAGTATTACGAGAAGCGCTGGTATCGCGGCTATCCCGGCGCAGTCGGCATCCCGTTGTTCGACTATCTCTATCACGAGTATGCCATCGGTTACGGGGGCGACAGCGCCGGGTTGAGCAAGGATAACAATCGTTGGAACGTCCGTTGCCATGCGCTGAACCTGCTCACGGGACGCACGCCCGGCGGCTCCTTCTGGTCGTCGCCACTGACTCTGTTGGAGGCGCATCCGGACCAGCTTGCCCTGATCCGCAACCACAGCCGGATCTTGAAGACCCGCGCCAAAGACTTCCTGATGCTGGGCCGGATGTTGCATCCCTTCGAGCTGGTAACGCCCAGGTTGCCCATTCCTGTGCCGGTTCAACGCGACGGCAAGTATGTGCGGGAGGAAATGCCAACGCCATCCATCCTCACCAGTTCATGGCAATCACCGGATCACCGGATCGGTCATCTGTTCATTAACATTGCCGAAACCCGGCAACTGTTGCAGGTGCGCCTCGATACCCGCAACGCCCCGGCTGCGAAGTCCGCCAGTGCCGAGATCTACCGTTCGACGGCCGGAGACGCTTTCCAACCGTTATGGAAAAACCTGCCGCTGCCCAAGGAGTTCGCCACCGATCTGGAACCACTCGAAGTCGTGTTCATCGAGCTGCAAACGAACTGA
- a CDS encoding BPL-N domain-containing protein, with translation MKRELAAMIVLATLGLGVAHSQTAGNHAPIRVACLDVYGTAERGTGPNNIQRCLSPSPDFTFRTITGEDIRSNILSQIDVLICPGGSGSKQSKLLDEKGRLAVQDFVRNGGGYLGFCAGAYLASSHYTWSLALLNARVVDTEHWARGMGDVTLKMTPEGRRLLGSTNESVTCYYGQGPLLAPGNHTNLPPYILLATYNSEIAKKNAPSGVMIGTTAIAMGTYGKGRVLCFSPHPEKTKGLEDFVRRAVRWTAGRD, from the coding sequence ATGAAGCGTGAGTTGGCCGCCATGATTGTCCTGGCTACGCTGGGGCTCGGTGTTGCGCACAGTCAAACTGCCGGGAACCATGCGCCGATCCGCGTTGCGTGCCTGGACGTTTACGGCACGGCCGAACGCGGTACCGGCCCCAATAACATTCAGCGCTGTCTCTCGCCCTCACCGGACTTCACTTTCCGAACGATCACTGGCGAAGATATCCGCAGCAATATCCTTTCCCAAATTGACGTGCTGATCTGTCCGGGCGGCAGCGGGTCCAAACAGAGCAAGCTGCTCGATGAAAAAGGCCGCCTCGCCGTCCAGGACTTTGTCCGGAATGGCGGCGGCTACCTTGGTTTCTGCGCGGGCGCGTATCTGGCCTCCAGCCACTACACCTGGTCGCTCGCTTTGCTTAATGCCAGAGTGGTTGATACCGAGCATTGGGCGCGGGGCATGGGTGATGTCACCCTCAAAATGACCCCTGAGGGCCGCCGACTGCTTGGCAGCACCAATGAGAGTGTCACCTGTTATTACGGGCAAGGTCCGCTTTTGGCCCCCGGCAACCACACCAACCTCCCCCCATATATCCTGCTGGCAACCTACAACTCGGAGATCGCCAAGAAAAACGCTCCTTCCGGCGTGATGATTGGCACCACGGCGATTGCCATGGGCACCTACGGGAAGGGGCGCGTTTTATGTTTCAGCCCGCATCCTGAAAAGACCAAAGGCCTGGAGGATTTCGTCCGCCGCGCGGTCCGCTGGACGGCTGGGAGGGATTAA